The genomic interval TTTCCCGTGTCCCGTCCTAATCAGGTTACTAATAGGTGATTTTTTATATTTCGTATACAGGATTATCACCTTCTATGATTGGTTTTTCCAAACCATTCTACTATATAAAACATCTACCTTAGTTATAGACCTACAACCCCACTGAAGATAAAACTTCAATGGTTTGGGCTCTTCCGATTTCGCTCGCCACTACTAACGGAATCACTTTTGTTTTCTTTTCCTCTAGATACTTAGATGTTTCAGTTCTCTAGGTTTGCATTACTGTTTAAGTAATATCATATAGAAATATGATAGGTTTCCCCATTCGGATATCTGCGGATCAATTTGTATGTGCCAATTCCCGCAGCTTATCGCAGCTTATCACGTCCTTCTTCGCCTCTCAGAGCCAAGGCATCCACCATACGCCCTTACTTAGCTTTTTTTTTTCTTAACACTTACTTTAAAGTGAACCTATATTTAATTTTGTTTGTATGTTATGTCAAAGAACTCAATATCAATAATAATGAAAATAATGAATGGAGAATATCGGAGTCGAACCGATGACCTCCTGCTTGCAAAGCAGGCGCTCTAGCCAGCTGAGCTAATTCCCCCTCCTACCTCACTACTTTAACTTTAATCTTAAAAATTAAAAAACTAAAATAGTCTCGCGCGGAATTGAACCGCGGACCTCTACATTATCAGTGTAGCGCTCTAACCGTCTGAGCTACGAGACTGATATATAATTTATATAAATACCAATCTCTCTCCTCTAACTTTATTTTTGTTGAATATATAAATATACTTCTAGACTAATTCACAGAATTTAACAAGATTAAAATACTCTGAAAAAAGAGATGTTCCAGCCGCACCTTCCGGTACGGCTACCTTGTTACGACTTAGCCCCAGTTATCGATTTTACCTTAAGCAGCTCCTTTTACGGTCACCGATTTCAGGTCCCCCCGACTTCCATGGCTTGACGGGCGGTGTGTACAAGGCCCGGGAACGTATTCACCGCATCATGGCTGATATGCGATTACTAGCGATTCCAACTTCATGGAGTCGAGTTGCAGACTCCAATCCGAACTGAGATCGGCTTTTAGAGATTAGCTTCTGATTGCTCAGTAGCGACCCTTTGTACCGACCATTGTAGCACGTGTGTAGCCCAAGGTATAAGAGCCGTGATGATTTGACGTCATCCTCACCTTCCTCTCGACTTGCGTCGGCAGTCTTGTTAGAGTCCCCGACTTAATTCGCTGGCAACTAACAATGAGGGTTGCGCTCGTTGAGGGACTTAACCCAACACCTCACGGCACGAGCTGACGACAACCATGCAGCATCTTGTACTCCGTCCGAAGACTAAACTATTTCTAGTTTATTCGTAGTACATTTAAACCTTGGTAAGGTTCCTCGCGTATCATCGAATTAAACCACATGCTCCACCGCTTGTGCGGGCCCCCGTCAATTCCTTTGAGTTTCAGCCTTGCGGCCGTACTCCCCAGGTGGATCACTTATCACTTTCGCTTAGTCACTGAATATAAAAATCCAACAACTAGTGATCATCGTTTACGGCGTGGACTACCAGGGTATCTAATCCTGTTTGCTCCCCACGCTTTCGTGCCTCAGCGTCAGTATAGACTTAGTAACCTGCTTTCGCGATCGGTGTTCTGTGTGATATCTATGCATTTCACCGCTACACCACACATTCCAGCTACTCCAATCTCACTCAAGTTTATCAGTATCAATAGCCATTTTAACAGTTAAGCTGCAAAATTTCACTACTGACTTAATAAACCGCCTACGCACCCTTTAAACCCAATAAATCCGGATAACGCTTGTGTCCTCCGTATTACCGCGGCTGCTGGCACGGAGTTTGCCGACACTTATTCGTATAGTACATTCAAAATTTCTATCTCGTAGAAATCTTTATTCCTAAACAAAAGCAGTTTACAACCCATAAGGCATTCTTCCTGCACGCGGCGTGGCTGGTTCAGAGTTTCCTCCATTGACCAATATTCCTCACTGCTGCCTCCCGTAGGAGTCTGGTCCGTGTCTCAGTACCAGTGTGGGGGATCACCCTCTCAGGCCCCCTACCGATCGTGGTCTTGGTAGGCCTTTACCCCACCAACTAACTAATCGGCCGCACGCCCATCTTCTGCCGCATTTCAGCTTTAATAATATCATCATAAGATAATATTACATTATAGAATATTAATCTAAGTTTCCTCAGGCTATCTTCTAGCAAAAGGTAGGTTACGTACGTGTTACGCACCCGTCCGCCGGTCGCCATCAAAATCTAAATACATAGATTTCATGTTGCCCCTCGACTTGCATGTGTTAAGCCCGCCGCTAGCGTTCATCCTGAGCCAGGATCAAACTCTTCGTTGTTTTAAAAATAATATCAAAATTACGAAAAACCTTAATTAAATCCTTAGAATCAGGTCTAGAAGCAATTTTTCAAAATATAAAGAACGATAACATATTCACATGTAAATGTACACTTTTTTTTCAAAAAAAAAGTTTCACACAAATAAAAAAACAAATATATATTTTTTTATAAAAAAAAAAGGACCTTATATTTGATAATTCAATAAAATTAATTCTATTCTTCTATGAGAACTTCAGATTTTGACTTTGTATTTCCATCTAGTCTTTTAGCTCATCAACCAACTCAAGAAAGAGATGAATCTAAATTGATGATAATTCATAGAAATAATCAAAAAATTGAACATAAACTTTTCAAAGAATTACATCTTTATTTTGAAGAAGGAGATACTTTAATCCTAAATAACACAAAAGTTTTTCCCGCAAGACTGTTTGGAAAAAAGGAAAAAACAGAAGCAAAAATAGAAGTTTTTCTACTTAGAGAATTAGATTCAAAAGACAATACTTGGGATGTACTTGTAGATCCCGCTAGAAAAGTAAGAGTAGGAAATAAATTAAATTTTGGAAACGGATTGACAGGAGAAGTGATAGATAATACTACTTCAAGAGGAAGAATTTTACAACTTCATTTTGATGGAAATCACGAAGAACTTATAAAAAAAATAAAAAAATTAGGAAAAACTCCTTTACCTAAATATATTAATAGACTACCAGAAAAAAACGATGAAGAAAGATATCAAACTGTTTATGCAAAAAAAGAAGGATCTGTAGCAGCCCCCACAGCAGGATTACATTTTTCAAAACATTTATTAAAAATACTAGAAATAAAAGGAATAAATTTAGTAGAAATTACTCTTCATTTAGGATTGGGAAGTTTTCTACCAGTAGAAGTAGAAGATATTTCTAAACACAAAATGGATTCTGAAAAATGTTTTATAAAAAAAAACACATGTCATATTGTAACCCATACAATTCAACAAAAAAAACGTGTATGTGCAGTAGGGACTTCATCTATGCGCGCTATTGAAAGTTCTGTTTCATCTAAAAAATATCTCAATCCTTTTTCTGGATGGACTAATAAATTCATATTTCCTCCTTACAACTTTAGCATAGCTAATTCCATGATTACAAATTTTCATATGCCTAAATCTACATTACTTATGATGACCTCTGCTTTTGCTGGATATGAATTGCTTATGAAAGCATACAAAATAGCTATACAAGAAAAATATAGATTTTATTCTTACGGAGATGCTATGCTAATCTTATAATTTAAAATGAAAAAAATACTAGAAAAAATAAGAACATCTATAAAAGAAGAAATGAAAGTATTTGAAAAACAATTTTTTTCTATTATAAAAAGTAAAATTCCTCTTATAGATCAAATTACTCATTACATTATTCATAGAAAAGGAAAACAAATCCGTCCTATGTTTGTTTTTTTAATAGCTAAGATGTTAGGAAAAACACAAAAAAAAACATATCATACAGCCTCTTTAATAGAATTAATTCATACAGCAACTTTAGTACATGACGACGTAATCGATAACAGCAATTTAAGACGTGGGGTATCCTCTATTAATGCAATATGGAAAAATAAAATAGCTGTTTTAACAGGTGATTATTTACTTTCTAAAAGTCTTCTATTAGCAACAAATAACAATTATCATGATCTTCTTAAAATTGTTTGTAAAACTATGAAAGATATGAGTGAAGGAGAATTATTACAAATGGAAAAATCGAAAAAATTAAATATCACTGAAAGCACTTACAATAAAATCGTTTATCATAAAACTGCAAGTCTAATTGCTGCCTCTTGTGAAGGTGGTGCACGATCAGTCAATGCTGATGAAAATACAGTATTAAAAATGAGAAAATTTGGAATATTAACTGGAATTGCTTTTCAAATAAAAGATGATCTGTTTGATTATGCTAGTGAACATAAAAATTTAATAGGAAAACCTATTGGAATTGATTTAAAAGAAAAAAAAATAACACTTCCACTTATTTATGCTATAAGGAATGCTTCTCAAGAAGATCAAAAATGGATATTAGATTCCATAAAAAATTTTGATGAAAAAAAAAAACAGAAAATCATCTCCTATGTTAAACAATCCGGAGGATTAGAATACGCTCATCAAAAAATGATGAAACTACGTAATAATGCATTAAAAATATTAGAACATTACCCAGAATGTACAATAAAAAAATCTTTAAAAACAATGGTAAATTTTATTGTAGAAAGAAATAGATAAAAATTCTAATTATGAAAGAAAACTTAATAATCGTAGAGTCCCCTACAAAAGCTAATACTATACAAACATTTTTAGGAAAAAATTTTCATGTAGTATCTAGTTACGGTCATCTTATAGATCTCCCCGAAAAAAAAATAGGAATTGATACAAATAAAAATTTTCATCCAAATTATGTGATACTTCCTAAAAAAAAGAAAATTGTTAGAAATCTAAAATGTTTAATAAAAGATTATAAAATTATTTGGTTAGCTTCTGATGAAGATCGGGAAGGAGAAGCTATTGCATATCAAATTTATAAAACATTGAATATACCAGATGAAAAATTTAGAAGAATAGTTTTTCATGAAATTACAAAAAAATCTATTTTAAATGCTCTAAAAAAACCTAGAGGAATTAACCATAATTTAGTTTATGCTCAACAAGCAAGACGTATTTTAGATAGATTAGTAGGATTTCAATTATCTCCCGTATTATGGAAAAAAATTAACACTGGACTTTCTGCGGGAAGAGTTCAATCAGCAGCTGTTAGACTTATAGTAGAAAGAGAACAAAATATAAAAAATTTCATCCCCATTCCAATCTACCAGATTTATGGTGTTTTTACTAATTCAGGTTCAAATTCAAAAAAAATAATAATTAATGCAAAATTGGAAAAAAAGATAGAAAACAAAAATAAAATGGAAAACATTTTGATTTCATGTTCAAATGCTTCATTTTTAATAAAAAATATTATCACTAAATACGAAAAAAAAACTCCTCCTCCTCCATTTACAACATCTTCTTTACAACAAGAGGCCAGTAAACAATTAAATTATTCCATATCTAAAACTATGTTCTTAGCACAAAAATTATATGAAAAAGGATATATCACATATATTCGAACTGATAGCACTAATCTATCCAAAGAAATCTTATCAAAGATTAAAAATTATATTCTTCTTTTGTATGGAAAGAAATATTTATCTCAAAAAGAATTTTTATCGAAAAACAAATTTTCTCAAGAAGCTCATGAAGCTATTCATCCTACAGATATAAAAAATAGTTCTCTAAACACTTCTTTAGATTCTTTAGATATCTCTCAAAAACGCCTTTATCAACTTATATGGGAAAGAACTATAATAGGACAAATGTCAGATGCACATATAGAAATTAAAAATTTCTATATTCAATCTTCTTTAAATTTAGAATATCCTTTTGTTTGGACAAAAAAAACCGTAATTTTCGATGGATTTATGAGAATCAAAAACAAAAATGATTCAAAAAAAATTCAAATAGAAATTGAACAAGGAACTTCTCTAAAAAAAAAGGAAATAATAGCAAAACAGATTTTTACAAAACACTTACCTAGATATAGTGAATCTTCTTTAGTAAGAAATCTTGAAAAACTAGGTATAGGACGACCATCTACTTATGTCCCCATTATTTCTACTATACAAAAAAGAAATTATGTGAATAGACAAAAAATTATTAAAAAAATAGAGGAACGTGAAACTTTTTTTCTTAATCTTAAGAAGAATATTATAACTGAAAAAAAAGATCAAATTACTGAAATAGAAAAAAATAAATTTATTCCCACAGATATGGGAATTTTAACTACTAATTTTTTAAAAAAAAATTTTCAAGAAATAGTGGATTTTGGATTCACTGCAAACTTAGAAAAAAGTTTTGACGACATAGCCAAAGGAAAGAAATCTTGGAATAAAATCATTCAAAATTTTTATGATAAATTCCATGAAAAAATAAAACATGTAGAAAAAAATGTGGATAAAATACATAAAAAACGATTTTTGGGAATAGAACCAGTATCAAATCAAAAAATTTTTGCAAAAGTGGGGAGATTTGGACCTATTGTTCAAATGGGAGAATTTAAAGATAAAAAGAAACCAAAATTTTCTCCTTTATTAAACAGTCAAAAAATTGATACAATTTCTTTTGAATTGGCATTAAAACTACTTGAGTTACCTAAATTATTAGGAATTTTTGAAAATAATGAAATCCTTTTAAAAATAAACAAATACAATATTTATATAAAACATAAAAATAAATCAATTCCAATTGAAGAAAACTATTTTTTTGATATAAATCTTGAAAAAGCAATAAATCTCATACTAGAAAATAGAAAAAAAGAGAAATAAATAATTGTTAACTATCAAAATATCTTTGATTTAAATAGGTTGTAGGATATGCTTGATCATGTCCTGTACGTCTAACATGATCTAAATATTTAGGAATATATGATAAAGCTTTGACTCTATCTGACAAAGACATTCTATTCCATAGATTTTCAGCCATTTTTTTTTTTCCTACTTTATATCTATAATCTGTCCAAAAACGATTAAAAGACAAATCTACAGGAATTTCTTCTATAAAAAATGAAGACCTTATATTTTTCATTTTATTAATAATAGATTCATTGTAAGGTAAATATTTTCCTATCCATATATAATGTGATAAAGAAAGACTTTCAGGAAATATAATCTCTCTTAAAAAACCATTTAAATCATATTTAAATATAATATCTCCAGATACTAAACGACTTCTAAATATATATTGTTTTCCTTTCATTCCTTTTGTGATTTCATCAGCATTATTTCATTTTCATATTTTTTATTATCTATAATATAATAATTATAAATTTGACAATGAAGTTCTTATATAAAATTTCAATGTCAAATTTCACTTGATTTCGATCTATTTTTTTTTACAGTGAAAAAATTATTTTCTCCAATTTTATTTTTAATCTAAAATATTGATTACTCTATCACCAGACATTAAGTAAGTTTTATTTTTAAGTTTAAAATAAAACTTAGAAAAAGTTCTTCTATATCTTATAGATAAAAAATAGAAAATTTCCGAAATTTTTTGAAAAAATTAAAAATTTTATAAAA from Blattabacterium cuenoti carries:
- a CDS encoding polyprenyl synthetase family protein, which gives rise to MKKILEKIRTSIKEEMKVFEKQFFSIIKSKIPLIDQITHYIIHRKGKQIRPMFVFLIAKMLGKTQKKTYHTASLIELIHTATLVHDDVIDNSNLRRGVSSINAIWKNKIAVLTGDYLLSKSLLLATNNNYHDLLKIVCKTMKDMSEGELLQMEKSKKLNITESTYNKIVYHKTASLIAASCEGGARSVNADENTVLKMRKFGILTGIAFQIKDDLFDYASEHKNLIGKPIGIDLKEKKITLPLIYAIRNASQEDQKWILDSIKNFDEKKKQKIISYVKQSGGLEYAHQKMMKLRNNALKILEHYPECTIKKSLKTMVNFIVERNR
- the queA gene encoding tRNA preQ1(34) S-adenosylmethionine ribosyltransferase-isomerase QueA — protein: MRTSDFDFVFPSSLLAHQPTQERDESKLMIIHRNNQKIEHKLFKELHLYFEEGDTLILNNTKVFPARLFGKKEKTEAKIEVFLLRELDSKDNTWDVLVDPARKVRVGNKLNFGNGLTGEVIDNTTSRGRILQLHFDGNHEELIKKIKKLGKTPLPKYINRLPEKNDEERYQTVYAKKEGSVAAPTAGLHFSKHLLKILEIKGINLVEITLHLGLGSFLPVEVEDISKHKMDSEKCFIKKNTCHIVTHTIQQKKRVCAVGTSSMRAIESSVSSKKYLNPFSGWTNKFIFPPYNFSIANSMITNFHMPKSTLLMMTSAFAGYELLMKAYKIAIQEKYRFYSYGDAMLIL
- the topA gene encoding type I DNA topoisomerase, yielding MKENLIIVESPTKANTIQTFLGKNFHVVSSYGHLIDLPEKKIGIDTNKNFHPNYVILPKKKKIVRNLKCLIKDYKIIWLASDEDREGEAIAYQIYKTLNIPDEKFRRIVFHEITKKSILNALKKPRGINHNLVYAQQARRILDRLVGFQLSPVLWKKINTGLSAGRVQSAAVRLIVEREQNIKNFIPIPIYQIYGVFTNSGSNSKKIIINAKLEKKIENKNKMENILISCSNASFLIKNIITKYEKKTPPPPFTTSSLQQEASKQLNYSISKTMFLAQKLYEKGYITYIRTDSTNLSKEILSKIKNYILLLYGKKYLSQKEFLSKNKFSQEAHEAIHPTDIKNSSLNTSLDSLDISQKRLYQLIWERTIIGQMSDAHIEIKNFYIQSSLNLEYPFVWTKKTVIFDGFMRIKNKNDSKKIQIEIEQGTSLKKKEIIAKQIFTKHLPRYSESSLVRNLEKLGIGRPSTYVPIISTIQKRNYVNRQKIIKKIEERETFFLNLKKNIITEKKDQITEIEKNKFIPTDMGILTTNFLKKNFQEIVDFGFTANLEKSFDDIAKGKKSWNKIIQNFYDKFHEKIKHVEKNVDKIHKKRFLGIEPVSNQKIFAKVGRFGPIVQMGEFKDKKKPKFSPLLNSQKIDTISFELALKLLELPKLLGIFENNEILLKINKYNIYIKHKNKSIPIEENYFFDINLEKAINLILENRKKEK